ATCATgtttgagggtaatgtgtggtgtcaaGCTTATACAGAGTTTGGTGAGTAGGTGTtgggttaccaaaagtattattcagagttGAGGTGTTGTTAAAGTGGTTTGAGCACTTAAAAATGAAGAAAAATAGAAGGACTAGGAGGCTGTACAAATctgggggtggagggaaggagggaaaggggttattctaggaaatgttggagggagaagGTGAAGGAGGTTTCAAGTCCTAGGGGGCTTCAACATCCAACAAGCTTGTGTGAGCTTGTTGCATAGGAGTGGAGGAAAGTAGTTTAttatttgacatgctgttggagtgtcaacAAGATAACACTTATGAaaggatttagggaaactggttagccagactctaGTCCTGGAGGTTTAAAGTACAGTtcctgcaatctgaaggaggggtcaTCTGAACTATATCAAtgcccttctggcaaaacagtgattgaatgagtgactAGGCAGAAGAGATGTCATGGTTGAGGGCAATGTATTGTGTgaacattatgcagagaatctggAGCATGGAGATTAAATGATACAGGGTCACCAAAAGAATAATTCAGAGAGCATAGgttttgttggggggggggggcatttaGAGAAGATAAAGCATGAATAAGACAACTAAGAGGTTACAAAAATTTGGGGTGGTCAAAGGAGTAGGAGTCTTCCAAAGAAGGGGAGAAGGGAGAGTGTACAGATGGTTTTGAATGTTACGGTATTCAGCATCCGAGCCCATTAGATCAGAGTGAATAGAGAAGTGGTTCTTATGATTAGGAAATCAAAATGGAATGCAAGTGAAATGTAGGAGAGGCCTGAGGACAAGATTATTGAACAGAAGAAAAGGTTTTTAATTCCAGAAATCTCTACTTTTTTATTTTATGGACTAATTTTTAAATTGgtatttttcttttaattttgtATGAAAATGGCCAAATTATGGAATTCTGTGCACTTTACAGGATAGTCAAAATAATTGAAGggacagtttcttgtgctcattagATAGAATGGAAGGTAAACTAGCGAACTAGCAAACTAGCAAACTAGCAAACTAGCAAACTAGCCACTCGGCTCATTCATACCCTCTAACTTATCCTCATTAGTATAATTTATAAATTTACCTTTTTAATGATTCAAGATTAATTATAATTAATGATCCGAGATTATAATTAATCATTAATAAAGATTAATTACAATCATTTCTCAGCACAATCAGTTGAAGTTCCCAAGATGAAAAGTTATAGATATTAAAGAAGACTGGAAtagattaaaaataaataaatgaccaCCTACTTAATTTAATAATTGCGTTAATGTTTTCCTCCAGTCTGTCTTTGAAGACTCTTTTCAACAGCATTCATTTTGCAGCATTTGGTCCTGAAAAAATTGCTGTTAGTAGATTCTATCACTATCTAGTGTATATGTACTTAAACTATGTATTAATTTACTACATTCTAACCTAGTGGAAAGTGCTGAACGTAGAGCTACATTTTAtatttcattccttcaaattttgcTTAATTGGCtcgagtcacctagacatgaaagaatgggtctgcgcacTCGGTGTGagcagtattaaaaaatctggaaCCACTtattaccttgtgggagcaccagttcaattgagtgccagctagagcaaatagcatggcaaacaccagatTCACTTAttctatttatttattattaatttggatatgatacatagatgtacaaagaaatacagtggttaagtgtaacatgccagaagccccttgtatgcagagcattatgggcaggcttaaaattaacttaagattaagtaagcaatgatatattcagtgataAAAAATATAgtgaacaaataacaattaagcataaacgagtatttcaaagacaggttatatggtcatttgccgagttgctgagcattcaataaaatggagtattctgttaggtaatgtaattaaaaaaagtttgatagggtcataggtaaaacatttatgagatacagctattcagtatttatttagttgtgggtgagcaagtgatttttaagaagagacttgaatttataaacagacagtgttatgtcacattaacactccccttttaagaagGTAAAAATAacttagataaatatatgaatgCGAGTGGGTGCCCCGAATATTCTTTtaggggaaaaaaaaagaaacttataTCGAATTTACAGAGAACATGTTTAAATGTTAAAGGGTGAAAATGTAAACAATagagtcagtacttaccgagatatgaggctgcaaagttcacttcatcactgtcttgccagaggggagttttacactacacttataaaactgcaacattaacacccctccttcagagtgcaggcactgtacttcccatctccaggacttaaatccggcctgctggtttccctgaatccataaatgttactttgctcacactccaacagcacaaagtttaaaaaccacttgtctccattcactcctatcaaataacCTCTAACCAATAATTGAATAATCcatgttgtgtgtgcctgccacttgtctTACACTCCCAGTTCTGTTTatcatttttattcatattttttcatatgtttttgaACAAATTCACCCTTAGTGTAATTTTAAACTTATTTTAAGGTAAAGTGTTTTTTTTACTCGAGTAAATTGTTTTgcttaatttacaattaagagttaaagtgttcagccAGTCTTTTCACTTTTAttcttttattatttaacctgtaTTTTCCCAGTGTAATTATTATTGCTGCATCGATTATTTCTGCGCCTTATTTttattgcacttgttctgcagtgaattttgTTAACATTTTTATGTATTGTTATCCttagttcattattgtttgagtgtcttgtttctcattttttttatctttgtgttatatttttaattttgtttattcaCTCTAAGAAAAACATTGAAGTTTCCTAGTTACCTctctttgcatacaatttagtgattttattttatactttttatatgGATTTACAATTTTTTTAGCACTCATATCCaacacaaaaaaagtatccaaaacggtggggatcctctccaagatacgatactacgtgccgcaagctgcccttctcacactataccattcacttatatatccatacctcacctatgctatctgtgcttggggatcaactgcagcaacacacctaaagccaataataacccaacaaaaaagcgcagtaagaataatcactaaatcccatccctggcaacacaccccccactcttcatagctctaaacttactccctgttcagaacatccacacttactactgtgcaatctatatctacaggaccttaaattccaatattagccttgacctaaaacgctttcttggtagttgtgacaggatccacaggcataacatcagacgcaaacatctctatgacattccccatgttcaactaaacctttacaaaaattcaatgtatttcaaaggacctaaaatctggaacaccctacctgaaaactctagaactgcagacacattcatcactttcaaaactacagttagaaaacatctccctgatccaccccgacaactaactacatgataaccacctggtggttcacaattacactcactcacccactgactataaacccagaaatactaatcttaatcttaaaataataaatcctaactagtcataagtttacctatgatactccaatattgtgccaaaacaaaagcattcacgttgctaaactcacaaattatgatgtagtcacttagccttaataccataatctgtaagtatttaatgttaagaattaatctaagtctgcccgaaatgcctagccatgctaggtgtcctagtggcaccctctgtaattagtattttataacatgtaaaccacacaatacccaaaacctgtaaaccccacagtgtcacccttatacctggagtttacctggagagagtttcgggggtcaacgcccccgcggcccggtctgtgaccaggcctcctggtggatcagcgcctgatcaaccaggctgttgctgctggctgcacgcaaaccaacgtacgagccacagcccggctgatcaggaactgactttaggtgcttgtccagtgccagcttgaagactgccaggggtctgttggtaatcccccttatgtgtgctgggaggcagttgaacagtctcgggcccctgacacttattgtatggtctcttaacgtgctagtgacacccctgcttttcattgggtggatgttgcatcgtctgccaagtcttttgctttcgtagtgagtgattttcgtgtgcaagttcggtactagtccctctaggattttccaggtgtatataatcatgNNNNNNNNNNNNNNNNNNNNNNNNNNNNNNNNNNNNNNNNNNNNNNNNNNNNNNNNNNNNNNNNNNNNNNNNNNNNNNNNNNNNNNNNNNNNNNNNNNNNACATTCATTTCTTCATAATGACTTGCTTTACCACTTCTAGTTATATTCTTGCACTTACTTTATTTATGTAGATATGCTGTTTAATCCTTTTTTCTTCGTGAAATATTCAGACTCATTATTATAATTCCATTAATCTTCCGATTAAGTAAAGGGTTAAAACTGAATTATTTTTGAGGTTGTGTTTAATAAATCAATAAACCAGTAACAATGAACATACATAGACTATTGTTGCAGAAATCATTATTACTGTAAATCCATTTTTAGTAGCATTACTgctaaatttttttattattataataaatcaCTTGCAAGTGCAGTAATTAATTGTGGTACTAATTGATGAATGTTTAATATTTCAGTGCTATTTATCAAGtactgcaaaataataataataataataataataataataataataataataataataataataatgatataataatataataataataataataatatacaacctctcctcacttagcgacatactcgtttaccgacaaaTTGGACATACGaggggctctctgaccagtatgcatgtaatatatattagagctgatttcctctattctctttattacaatatacGGTACACTACtgtttaaacatttaaaaatattccataaatgttataaatggtgcaaaggtgacatttaaACAATATCAAACGtgactgacacaaacccactaccattagtatgctcctcacttaacgataaattcgtttaccgatgtggtcttaggaatggaactccgtcgttaagtgaggagaggccatAGTTATACAGCCTATATTGACACTTGTttattgttaatattttttttgttttgtttcctTTGATCATTTTTCAcgtaaaaaattgtaatataatataattttttaatattttttcagaGAACCCAGCTCttgcaaaataaaaaaatcacatGAAAGTTTATTTTGAAAATATGTCTGTGCTTAAAATGTAGTCTTAATAGTGAAAGGAAATTATTATTACACAAGATTCTTTACAAAAGGAAACATATTAAACCTTACTAGTGTTTCAAGCATTTCCAGAATGGCTGCTCTAGGTGCAAATATGGGAGTTGATAATGAAGAAAAATCTCATCAGTGTACCGTGTGTTTTAAAAATTTTCGCCTAAAAGGTCATTTAACAGTACATGCAAGAGCTCATACGGGAGAGAAACCATTTCATTGTACAATGTGTGAAAAAGCGTTTGCTCAAAAATGTCATCTGGCTAGACATTTGAGACTCCATACAGGAGAAAAGCCATATCACTGTTTGGTGTGTCCAAAGAGCTTTTCACGGAAATTTGTTCTAGATGAGCATATGAGAATTCATACAGGGGAAAAACCATATCACTGTTCTGATTGTTCAAAAAGCTTTGCACAAAGATCTCATTTAGTAATACATAAgagaattcatacaggagagaaaccatatcagtgtttggAGTGTTTGAAAAACTTTAGAGGAAGTAGTGCCCTGGTACTACACATGAGAgctcatacaggagagaaacaaTTTCAGTGTGCGATCTGTTCTAAATCATTTTTACATAAACCTTATCTAGTAACacacatgagaattcatacaggagagaagccaTTCCAATGTTCAGTGTGTCTAAAATGTTTCTCACAAAGATGTGATGTAGTGAAACATATgagaattcatacaggagagaaaccatacgAGTGTTCTGTGTGTGAAAAAAGCTTTAAGCAAAAATCTAATCTATTAGAACATGAGAAAATTCATGTGGCTGAGAAATTATACCAGTGTAAATTGTGTTCAAAACAGTTTTCAAACAAAAGTTATTTAAGACAACACAAaagaattcatactggagagaaaccatatcagtgtgtAGAATGTCTTAAATGCTTTTCACAAAAATCTTATTTGACAAAACATATAAATGTTCATACGAAAGAGAAAAGATATCAGTGTTTAGAATGCTTAAAACATTTTTCAGGTAAATCTGGTTTAGTGATGCATATGAAACGTCACACAGGTAAAAAACCATATCTTTGTGCAGTGTGTTTTAAATCGTTTTTATATAAATCTTATCTTGTAACCCACATGAGAAGtcatacaggagagaagccattccagtgttcagtgtgtcttaAAAGCTTTTCACAGAGTTGTGATGTAGCAAAACATATGAGAATtcacacaggagagaaaccatatcagtgtacagtgtgtcATAAAGGCTTTACACAAAGAGGTGATGTAGTGAAACATATgagaattcatacaggagaaaaaCCATATCAATGCTCAGTGTGTCAAAAAAAATTTAAAGTAAAATCTCATCTACTGCAACATTCAAGAGCTCATGTGAAACGTGCTCATTAAAATCATAATACTGACAAGTGGTAAACAGACAATGCAGTAATGGACAGGGTTTCACCTAGGAGTGAGCTTTttaacccctaaatggtccaaatgtatatatacgttcactcgtgtAGCGCctcaaattttttgagaaaaataaaaaaattttttttaataggaaaaaagagcatatggtacccaggcgtccccaattattttaatatggtgcacagtgagtgcgcacacccattctctcatttctaggtgactcaggcttattgtggcagtgttaaatgaatgacaaagaaaacgtatacaggtctccctcaacattcgcgagggttaggggatcaagagcctcgcgaatgttgaaaaaccgtgaatgtttggtgccccaatatattgtagggaaatatattacaatactgcttccttaacttgttgaaccatgaataatcataaaatacatgaaaacgtcataaattgtactaaatatatacatgttatgctttagtaatgtatgttatttaataacatgtatgttaataacatgtatgttattaaataccacagtccctactaccctccctccgacccccgcaactggcagccagccctcccaccactcagtgtggtgagttttgtttgttcattatttgctattaaactacagaataaataatgtaaacccattcatgactgcatattggaatggctattcagacaggtattagacggtgacatcatgtgtttactcttgaacacagcaaagaatcgaacatttctgctattgctaataataacaatagtaataataataataataataataataataataataataataataataataataataataataataaatacgatataattgaagaaggaaattgtacaaaaatactagggagtggttgacacatcgtcagtgtgactttgtttatgctggagtgaacattagtctccctgctcttccaaacatttcacaataattcagcggttgaggcagtggtaaaatttaataacatgtgttgtgtatctttatatgtgtatgcttctagactgttgtattctgagcacctctgcaaaaacagtgataatgtgcgagtgtggtgaaagtgttgaatgatgatgaaagtattttctttttggggattttctttcttttttgggtcaccctgcctcggtgggagatggccgacttgttgaaaaaaaaaaaaaaaattattattaacatgtatgttattaaccctttgagggtcgacaggccctctccgaaactcgttctcagggtcggccaaatttaaaaaaaaaaaattattttctcttatgaaaagatagagaatcttttcccgatcataaagacaccaaaagtttgaaatttgatagaaaacttacggaattatgctctcgcaaagttagcggtctcggcgatgtttacgcatcggcgattttgtccactttgagccccattttcggccaatttcactgtactagtcgacaaaaaacatgaatatttcgctagaactacattttttctatcgaatgagtgcaagaaaccactcatttatgaaattcaactatccagtacagtggtcagaatttagcaattttgccaatttcacacaaatttcaaaagatgccaatttccgaatagggtccagaatatacaagaaagacattcctggcactaaaatgacatttcctctagtcattagtcatgtctcaaggcccctcttatattcttttgctttccactttgaatttttattttcacaaaaaatataagatttactgttatgcagactactgcattagtgtaaaaaatggtataaatattattggtgcacttgtgaaagaatattagactcaccagttgacgtgtattgcacgcttggcacgatttgtttacttttgaagtttggtaaaaatcgaacatttctgctactttgagctcaatttcaaggcacctttctttgtaaaaccagtcaaaatcatctcaatttctgtaatatgtcttccattctataaaatgagaccaagaaaactagaatacaacaataaataccatacgaaaatacactgcaaagtcgctgatttattcaaaaaaaatggtcaaagttttttttttctcattatgcactgtgtgctgcaggattttttttagactgtgcacactgaccacatagacccattctttcatatgaaggcctaccagctttctcccactagatttgaggccgctagaatttatgagtactagtacgtcaaaaacccctacgcgtaagacgtactagtacgacgaaaaccctcaaagggttaaataccattgcctcaatcactgcctctaccactccagtcacactcaatctacaagcaccaaacacaatgaattattgtgaaatgtttggagagcagggagactaatgttcactccagcataaacaaagtcacactgacgatgtgtcaaccactctctcgtatttttgtacaatttccttcttcaattatatcatatgtattattattattattattattattattattattattattattattattagctgtagcagaaatgtttaattctttgcagtgttcaagagtaaacacatgatgtcaccgtctaatacctgtccgaatagccattccaatatgcagtcatgaatggatttacattatttattctgtagtttaatagcaaataatgaacaaacaaaacactcaccacactgagtggtgggagggctggctgccagttgctggggtcggagggagggtagtagggactcgcaggtggcgggaaacttaaatatgatttggagctgggaatttggtggctgggaatttggaggttgggaattcgcgaatgtgtgaagcccgtgaaagttgaaaacatgaatgttgagggagacctgtatatacatttggggcgctatgcatgtgaacgtatatatacgtttggaccgtttaagggttaaagtatgTGTCAAGAATAAGAAAGCCTAAAGCTTCAATAGGGCATTCTAGATGGGTAGTCAGGTCTGTTGCCAAAGTGAACATACCTCAACTTTGTTTTATGGTGTTAGCATGATAGTAGATGACTCCAACTACATTTAATCTTGTATGCCTCTTTAAATAGTAGCCTGCTCTGTCTCATGCCATGATTTgaatgtgggtgttgtagtggagTACACATAGGCAGTAAAGTGCTGTTAGACACCCCCTTCCTGACCTAACATCATCATTAACCATCACATACATAAGCTAATGTAATAAAATCTACTCTACCTACTCCTAACCCTGCTAATTTTGCCTCCTCACAGCCTACTAATACTGTCACTAGTGAATGTTTACCCACTACCAACAAAGCATGACTTCATTAATCACTCGCCTTTTTAACTTTTACTGATTATATTTATTAAAGCAGTGTCTGTTTTGCAGTGGAATATTAGAGAATACATGGGAAATTAGGGAGACTCAGAGTGCTGTTCTCTCAGTTTTCTCATATATGTGTTTGTCTCCAGGAAATTAAACTTTGTTTCTGGCTACTTTTATAGTCTGTCCATCCTTATCCCATTGCCTTCTacaatgaaagtgcacttcttgtaTGCACTGGTATTCTGTATATCAGCCTGTTTATGCAAATTCTACTCCAATATATTACATCAAGTGTTCATTTAGATATGTGGTATGTAATCTGCTAACaaacaaaggcacaatactgtgactggaatgatacataaataacccgcatatagaagagaggagctttccCTCCACATTGTAAAATACTCGAAatttcagaacacctgtgacttaaccctattcctccttttttttttttctctcttccccttttctctttcctttttctcctttgggttgtcttctgccttgtgtatttgttccttctttatttatttattccccCTCCTCTGTGTTCTCGCTCTTactctctgtgggcacctagctcccttacagtgctcctctttcttagtatttgactggtgCCTCCTTTTCTTACTAcctcccccactactactactactaccttctacctccactactactactactactaccacctcctgcctatatatacccctccctctctccttttcgttagtgtgactttgtaaatagtccaagtccgACTGAAGCGTCATCATAAGCTACTCTCttctgtgtgggttatttgtgtaggtaATCTGCTCTTTGTGCCTTTCTCCTCACTCCAAGTCTTCAGACATTTTACAATACTTATTTTCATTTTTATCTGAACCATTACTTCTTTTAAATTTTAATGGCCATTGTTTTCTTTGGGGTGGGATCCATTTTGACTTTTGTGGTGATCCTTTGGAGCACCTCAGGAATCACAACGGACCCATGTAGGCCCTCAAAATCATTCTTGTTCATATATTGATCTCTCAATCTGCTCAATGTCTGTGGCTCTAAATTTTGATGGAACACTAGTAAACAGTCTTCATGGCAGCAATCACTTATCCCCAGTAGCAGTTTGAACATGCTAATTGCATGTTTTTTGCACATTACACTTCTTTTTCTTCTCATCACAGTACCTTAATACATTGATGAgcatttgttatatatatatatatatatattttttagctGCTGGAATTGCTGTTCCATGAACCTCAGGTAAGGATTT
This genomic stretch from Cherax quadricarinatus isolate ZL_2023a chromosome 54, ASM3850222v1, whole genome shotgun sequence harbors:
- the LOC128699072 gene encoding zinc finger protein 271-like, producing MAALGANMGVDNEEKSHQCTVCFKNFRLKGHLTVHARAHTGEKPFHCTMCEKAFAQKCHLARHLRLHTGEKPYHCLVCPKSFSRKFVLDEHMRIHTGEKPYHCSDCSKSFAQRSHLVIHKRIHTGEKPYQCLECLKNFRGSSALVLHMRAHTGEKQFQCAICSKSFLHKPYLVTHMRIHTGEKPFQCSVCLKCFSQRCDVVKHMRIHTGEKPYECSVCEKSFKQKSNLLEHEKIHVAEKLYQCKLCSKQFSNKSYLRQHKRIHTGEKPYQCVECLKCFSQKSYLTKHINVHTKEKRYQCLECLKHFSGKSGLVMHMKRHTGKKPYLCAVCFKSFLYKSYLVTHMRSHTGEKPFQCSVCLKSFSQSCDVAKHMRIHTGEKPYQCTVCHKGFTQRGDVVKHMRIHTGEKPYQCSVCQKKFKVKSHLLQHSRAHVKRAH